Proteins from one Cicer arietinum cultivar CDC Frontier isolate Library 1 chromosome 3, Cicar.CDCFrontier_v2.0, whole genome shotgun sequence genomic window:
- the LOC140919803 gene encoding uncharacterized protein — translation MRKKTFNGIQYAAMIKAKEDIRKAFNEQASKYIDVFAIIDERKPEIENDPILVGGLHLCIETLSESHQMSDMTTTQLAGYKIDNGLFGLGGAIRQRATLIPVEWWKTYGAQTPLLQLLDIKVLSLTCSSSRCERNWSTFEHIHSKKRSRLEHKRLKDLIIIKYNQALKEHYDCRDVIDPIVLNVDDDYINEFEVRDLGEDGEPVEELVYVGDNLTWTDDANTSGANEPVVYTRRATKEKAAPSASRAIAQEAISKEVVVEEDVEEVEPIYYYSCRGHPGIPVFGVGRDVPLSGINYLGYTIF, via the exons atgagaaaaaaaacCTTCAATGGGATACAATATGCAGCAATGATCAAGGCTAAGGAGGATATTCGAAAAGCTTTCAACGAACAAGCAAGCAAGTACATAGATGTATTTGCAATCATTGATGAAAG GAAACCAGAAATTGAGAATGATCCCATACTGGTGGGAGGTCTTCACTTATGCATCGAAACACTTAGTGAAAGTCATCAAATGAGTGACATGACTACAACACAGTTGGCGGGATATAAGATTGATAATGGTCTCTTTGGATTGGGTGGAGCAATAAGACAAAGGGCTACATTAATTCCCG TTGAGTGGTGGAAGACTTATGGAGCACAAACTCCACTGTTGCAATTATTGGACATTAAAGTGTTGAGTTTGACATGCAGTTCTTCACGATGTGAGCGTAATTGGAGTACTTTTGAGCAT ATTCATTCCAAGAAGAGAAGTAGACTTGAGCATAAGAGGTTGAAAGACTTGATTATCATTAAGTATAATCAGGCTTTGAAAGAGCACTATGATTGTCGTGATGTGATTGATCCAATCGTCTTGAATgttgatgatgattatatcaaTGAATTTGAAGTGAGAGACTTGGGGGAAGATGGTGAACCTGTTGAAGAATTAGTTTATGTCGGTGATAATCTAACTTGGACTGATGATGCCAATACAAGTGGGGCTAATGAGCCGGTGGTCTACACTAGGCGAGCAACAAAAGAAAAGGCAGCTCCAAGTGCATCTAGGGCAATTGCACAAGAAGCAATATCAAAAGAAGTGGTGGTAGAAGAAGATGTTGAAGAAGTTGAACCTAtttat TATTATTCATGTAGAGGTCATCCCGGTATCCCAGTTTTCGGGGTTGGTCGCGACGTGCCGCTATctgggattaactacctaggTTATACCATTTTTTAA